The Hyalangium gracile genomic sequence TCACCGCCTCGAAGATGGCGCGCAGGTGGGCGCGCTGCTGCTCGGAGCCCCCCTGCTCGAAGACCTCCTCCGGCTTCCGGGTGTCGCTCAGGATGTTGTAGGGCTCCACGCCGCCCTTCACCCGCAGGTGCGGGTGGGCGATGAGCAGGCCATCGTCGCGGAACAGGAGGTTGTAGGCCTGCGGCAGGTGGATGTTGAGGGTCCGGACCATCAGCTCGTCCAGGAGCACGTCATGGGAGATCGTCCCGATGTGGCGGCCGCCCACGTCCACGGGCGTGACGACCGTCACCATCCAGGTCCGGGTGGGCACGTCCTCGAAGATGCCCGTCCAGGCCGGCTTCCGCTGGGGATTGTTCTCGGGCAGGCCCAGCGTGAAGTACTCCTGGTTCAGGATCGAGAAGGTGGGCTCGAGCTCGAGGAAGTAGTTGGGCGCCGCCGGGAAGTACCCCACCAGGGTCCCCTCCGGCAGCATCACGCCGGTGCTGACGAAGCGGACATGGTAGGCCGGGCCGTACTGGCTCACCATGTCGTAGGCGGCCAGGGTCCGGCGGCGGAAGTCGGCATCGTCCTTCACGCCCCGGGGTATGTAGACGCCCGGCTGCTTCGTTCCGTCGAAGCCCTCGCGCCGGTTGCGGATCGTCCCATCCGGCTGGCGCGTGAAGAGGCTGTCGAAGCGCGGGTTGGGGTCCTGCTCGAGCCAGGCCTGGAACCGCTCCTCCAGGGCCTTCGCCATGCGCGCATGGTTGTCCTGCGCGAGGACGAAGATGACCTCCTCGCGCTGGCTGTGGTCCGTGACGGCCCGCTCCAGCTGCGAGAGGGCCTCGGTGCGGAACGAACGGAAGATGTGGAAGTAGCTGACGAGGGTGGTGAGGGCGATGATCACCCCGACGCGCACGCCCATCTTGATGAGCGTGGAGCGAGCCAGGGAGGAACGAGCACGAGGAGCGGTGACAGGCGAGGTGGACATCGCGATCCAACTAGGGCGTGCTGAGGGGATTCGCGGGATCGCTTCCCGCGGCCCGCTCGTCTCCGTCGAGATATCCGTCCATATCGCGATCGATGCCGATGCGCACGCCGGAGCCTGGAGGGGTGCAGGTGTAGGTCAGCGCCCCCCCGCTCGTGACGACGAGCGTGCGGAGGACGGTATCGGAGACGGTGGGCAGCGCCTGCCGGTCGCTCCGGAACCGTCCGGCGCCCACGTAGAGGTATCCCACCTGCTTTCCGGCGACCCGGCCCTTGGCCACCAGGTCGCAGTCGCCGGCGGCCGCGCGCGCCATCAGCAGGTGGATGCGCGAGTGCGCCACCAGCGGGTTGAAGGCCGTGAGGGTCACCTGCTGGCCGACGATGGGCGCCAGGTTGGTGTCGAAGGCCAGCATGAACTCCTCCATGTCCCGCTTGGCCTGGACGCCCTCTGGCGTGCGAGGGATGCCCACCTGGTTGAAGATGGGATCGAAGTCGAAGCCGCTGTTGAAGAGGAACAGCGTGGGGATGCTCCCGTCGCTGTTGAAGCCGAAGCCGCGGATCTGATCGCCCATGAAGGGATCCGCGCCCACCGAGCCGAAGCCGAAGGCGGCGCCGAACATGCCGACCTTCTGGTACATGTTGCGCAGGTGCGGGACCTTGGGGAACAGCGGCTCGGCGTCGAAGGACGCGCGGCCGTCCCCGCCGAAGAACCCCTTGAAGAGCCCCTTCTCCGGGTTGCCGTTCGGATCCAACCGGTGACAGGACTCGCACGAGCCGTTGAAGAAGCTGGTGACGTTGATGAAGAAGTCCTTGCCCGCCTGCTGCCGCGCGGTGAGGGCGTTGTCCAGGTTCCGCACCGGGTTGGGCGGGTACATGATCTGGAGGGCGAAGTCGGTGAACTTCTGCATCTCCGCGGGCGTCAGCTGCGCGCCGCGGCCGAGCAGATCCTGGAAGGCCGGGTTGAACTGCTTGAAGGCCGCGGCCTCGTTGAACGTCCCGCTGTCCGGCTGAGCCGTCGGCTCGGTGTCGCCTCCGTTGCGGTCGCCACGCCAGTGCATCGAGCCGTGGTTCGCCATGCCCCGCAGGCTCTGGGTCAGCAGCGGGCCCTTCATCGGATGGAAGCGGGTGTCCTGGCCGAAGGTGGGATCGTCACCGAACTCGGGCAGCACCGGGACGACGGGGCTGGGGTTGTCCTTCACCACGCCGTCCGGGTTGCCGAGATCCCAGGCCAGGCTGTCGGAGTCTCCGAAGATGTGGCAGCTGCCGCACGACGAGTCCCCGTGGCTCGAGCCGTTGCGCGCGTCGTAGAGGAACGGCCGCCCCTGCACCACGCTGGGCGGCTCGGGGTTGTACATGGGCAGGTGGGCGATCTCCTGGCGGGTGGCGGTGTTGACGATGGAGATCGCGTTGTCGAAGCGCGTGAGCACGTACAAGCGCCCGCGCGCCTCGTCGAGCACCATGCCGGTGGGGCCTCCACCGCTCAGGAGGATCTGGTTCGCGGTGCTCGGCACGAAGGTGTCCGCCTCGAGCGCGGCCGTGGAGTAGACGCCGAGCTTCGAGGAGCCGAACGCGGCCACATAGAGGGTGGCGCCGTTGGACGTCACCGCCATCCCGAGCGGCTGCGCGAGGCTCTTCTCGTTCTCCGGGTTGGGGATGGGCGCGCAGCAGGTGCCGTAGTTGATGTGCTTGTTGAGGTGCCGCGGCGTGACGCCCGAGGGGCTCAGCACCGTGATGCGGCTCTCGTGCAGGTGCCCGCGCAGGCTTCCGCCGGCGAAGACGCCCGGGCCCTCGAAGCGCAGATCGTTGCGGGCCTCGGTGTTGCTGACGTACACCTTCCCGCTCACCGGGTTGACGGCCATGTTGAACAGGATGGTGCCGACGCCGGAGTAGAAGCCGCTGGCGCCGGGCAGCTGCGCCGGAGGGTTGGCGGTGGCGGAGATGGCGAACACGTCCTTGTCCGGCAGGTTGAACCGCACCGTGGTCGTCCAGGGGCGGTTCAGCACGTCCACCCAGTCCTGGCCGTTGTGCCGCACGAGGATCGACACCTCCGGCCTCGGCGCCCCCTGGAAGTTGGTGTCAGGCCCCGGGACGCCGCCCGCGGCCGCGCCGCCATTGGGCACCGCGCTCTCGTGGAGCACCGTGCTGCGGTTGCCGGAGTGGAACGCCGCCGCGTAGACGCGCGAGCCGTCGGGCGTCACCGCCAGCGCGCGCGGCGTGTCGCTGAACAGGTTGAGGATCGTGAGCGGCGTGCCCCCCAGCGAGATGCCCAGGTTGTAGGCGTCGAAGACCCAGACGTCGGCCCGGCCCACGCCCGGCGTGGTGAACTGGGGATCGAACGGGACGTTCTGGCCGCGGTGGGCCGCGGTGATGAAGGCGCGCGACCTGCCAGGCCCGGCGAAGACGATGTCGCGAGGCTCGTCTCCCACGAGCAGGGTCCGCACCACGGCGCCGCCACGGCCGTCCGAGTCCACCCGGACGACGCTCACGCTGTCGGACAGGTGGTTGACGACCCAGACCTCCTCGTCCGTGCGCGCGGCGACGGCGACGGGCTCCAGGCCGACGGGCACCGAGCCGCGATGCGAGAGTCCCCCGCTCTCGACCCGGAAGATCTCCAGGCGGTTGTCGGGCGTGTTGACGGCGAAGAGGAACCGCCCGCTCGGCGAGAGCGCCAGGGGTCGGACCTGACCGCTCTCGAAGAGGGTGAACGCCCCGGAGACCTGGCCATGAGCCGCGGTCAGTCCCGTGAGCAGCAATACAGCAAGGAGAGATCTCGAGAGGTGTCGGCGCACGACGAGCTCCTGACGCTCCAGCTCGCTCTCCACGAGCGGCGAGCGACAGGCTCGCCACCGGGCCAGAGGAGCGGGAAGGTTCAGGATGGTGCGCCTGGGCAGCCCACGCTGTAAACACAACAAACGGATCCGCGCGCGCCGCTCATCTGGTGAGAATGGACCCTGGGTCCGCAGCGCACCCGATGACACCCTCGATGGAATTCTTGCGCCTGGACACCTCTGTCGAGGCCTCGGAAGCCTTGACAACGGGCCCGGCTACCAGGAGCCGGGCCCGGGACTTCGACTTCAGGAGGCGCGGGCGGTGCGATCCCACGCCGCCTTCTGCGCGTTGCGCAGGAAGCGCCAGAAGCCCACGACGATGGCCAGGTTCATCGTCACGAAGTAGTAGGCCATGGAGGCGATGCGGCGCCCCGTGCCCTTGAGCACGCCCGCCTTTCCCAGGTACGCCAGCGCGTAGAACATCACCTGGGTGAAGAGCGTCAGCCGGTAGAAGACGCTGTCGAGCAGGAACAGGTTGGCCAGCAGCGCCGCCGCCATCAGCGCCGGAGCGCACCAGCGCAGCAGCTTGTGGGACCAGAAGGCGAACGAGGCGAAGCCCGCCGTGGGCAGCAGCAGCCCGGGCACCATCTTCAGGCTCTGGAAGTTGCCCGCCGCGATGCGCGCCCGGCGACCGAACTCCTTGCCGTAGTCCTCCGTCGTCTCCTCGTGCGCCACGGCCTCGGCCTCGTAGACGACCTTGTAGCCCTGCTCGAGGATGCGCAGCGGGATGACGAAGTCATCCACGATGGTGGACGGCGGCAGCTGCGTGAAGAGCGTGCGGCGGATGGCGTACAGCCCGCCGTTGGCCCCCACCACCGCGCCCCGCTTGCCCTCGTAGAACTTGATGAGGGACTCGTAGTTCCAGTAGGCGCTCTCCTCGTAGTCCTTCTTCGTCGGGTTGTAGAGCCGCAGCTTGCCGCAGACGGCGCCCACCTCCGGATCCTCGAAGTGGCGCACCAGCGCCTGGATGGCCTCGGGCTCGATCATCGTGTTGGCGTCCGAGAGGACGATGATCTCCCCCTGGGCCGAGGGGATGCAGCGGTTGAGCACCGTCGTCTTCCCCGCGCGCGGCGCCGGAGACAGCCGCACCCGCGGATCGGCGCACTGGCGGACGATCTCGTCCGTGCCGTCCGTGGAGCCGTCCGAGCCGATCAGCACCTCGAAACGCAGGGCCGGATACTTCAGCGCCAGACTGTTCTCCAGCTTCTGCCGGATGCAGCTCGCCTCGTTGTAGGCGGCCACCACCAGGCTCACCGAGGGCACGGACGACGCCTTGGACTCGCGGCGCCGGCCCTCCCCTGCCTTCATGCTCCGGAGGTTGTGGAAGACCTGGGCCACACCCTCCATGGCGAATAGACACAGTGGGTAGAAAAAGTACGTGTGCAGCAGCAGCAAGGCCGCGCACCAGAAGAAGACCTCCGCCATCACCCTCGCCTCCGCGCTCCCAGCGCTTCGAGTCCGAGCGGGGATGAGCAAGGGGCGTGCCGCCGCGGCAGGAGCCCTCTTCCCTCGGAGAACGTCCGCTGCCGGTCGATCCGAGGCGTGTGAAGCTGAACTTTCTCCAGCCTCGAGAGGAGGGAGACTGAAAGCCTGTCAGGGCGTGGGAGCGGTGTCCGCCGCCCACTTCTGGAGCTTCCGAGCAAGCGCGTGGTTCGGGTTGAACGCCAGGACGGCCTCGAGCAAGGCCTGGGCCGCGGAGGGATCCTTCTGACGCAGCGCCAGCCGGGCGCCCAGCACGTAGGCGCGGAGGAAGGTCGGGTCCCGCTCGCGCACCTGGGCCAGCTGCTCGGACACGGTGGCCAGCGCGGACGGGGGCGTGCCGGCATTGAGGCCGTACTCGGCCAGGGCGAGGACGCTCCAGTGCGGGCGGGCCTCCACCTTCTTGAGCCGCTCGGCCAGGGCGACGGCCTGGGGCGTGCCGTTGACGGCCTCGGAGATCGCCTGGGCCTTCACCCGGGCGACGACATCGGCCGCCGGCTCCGTCTCGGGGGCCAAGCGGATGACGGCCAGGGACTGATCGAGCCGCTTCGTCAGGTCCGTGGCCGCCGCCTCGAGGGAGCGCTTCTGCTCGCCCTGGGTGGCCAGCTCCTGCCGGCGCGCGTTGACGCGGCTCGGCCAGTCGACCGTGGCCTTGGCGAGCTCCAGCTGGGAGATCTCCTTGCGCAGGCGCGCCTCTTCCTGGTGGACCCACTCGAGCTCGACCTTGAGATCGTCGAGATGCAGCGCGAGCGCCACGACGAGCTCGGCCTGGGCCTCGGTGTACTTCGGGTAGCGGCCCACCAGCGAGGTCAGCTCCCGGATGGCCTGCTCCCGGGAGGCCGCGTCGTCCCGCCGCAGCAGGCTCGCCGCGCTCTCCTTGGCGGACACGGCATCCCCGGGCAGCTCCGCGCCCTGGTTGCGCCACACCGGATACGAGAGCCACGCCGTGAGGCCCAGCGCCACCACGGCGGCCAGGATGATGAAGAGGCGCTCCCTGCCACCGCCCGAGGACGGCTCCGAGGCGGATCGGGCGCTCCCGGGACGCTCCGGGACGATGAGCTCGGGAGGCAGCTCCAGCGCGGGCGCACGGCGCGAGGCAGCGATGGGCCCGCTGCGCTCGAGCTCCGTCTCTTGCGGGAGGGAAGGCAACGCGGGCCCCGGGAGCCCGACCGGCTCCTCGGGCAGCTCGACGGGGGGCGCAGCCTGGGGCCCGGTCGGGTGACGCTCCCGCGTCACACTCCGAGGGGGCATGGGCGAGGGCGCGGGCTCTGCCAGCCACGGCGCGGAGTGGCTGTCAGCTCCAGGAGCCGGGGCAGCGGTCTCCATCGCCTTTCGAGCCGCCTGGACCTCCGTGGAGCCGAAGGTCTGGGTAGTGGCGGAGGTCGGCGAAGGACCGGGGACGGAGGCGGCGCCGAAGACCTGGGTCGTGGTCGCCGGGGGCGCCTTCGCGGCCACGGCCCCCGCGCCGAAGACCTGCGTCGTGGAGGCCGAGGGAGGAGGAGGCGGCGGCACCGAGGCGGCGCCGAAGACCTGCGTCGTGGTGGCTGGGGGGGCCTTCGCGGCCACGGCGGGCGCACCGAACACCTGCGTCGTGGTGGCGGGCGAGGACTGCGGCGGTGGGGGCGCGCCAAACACCTGCGTCGTGGTGGCGGGCGAGGACTGCGGCGGTGGGGGTGCGCCGAACACCTGCGTCGTGGTGGCGGGAGAAGACTCCGGCGGCGGCGTGGGCGCGCCGAACACCTGCGTCGTGGTGAGGGGAGAAGGCTGCGGGAGCGCGCCAAACACCTGCGTCGTGGTGGCGGGAGAAGACTGCGACGCCGCGCCCGTACCAGTCCCCCGCGCCTTCGCGGCCACGGCGGCCGCACCGAAGACCTGGGTCGTGGAGGGAGACGCCGCGGGAGCGCCTGGAGCGCCGAACACCTGGGTCTTCCCGCCCGGCTGCAGGTGCGTCCCTGGGATGGGCGTGCCGGCCGGAGGCGTCGGAGCCTCATCCGGCGCGGGCGTGGAAGGCGGTACCACTCCGAAGATCTGGGTCGTCTGGGTGTTGGGCGGGCCCTGCCTCGAGGCCCCCTGCATGGGGCTGCCAAAGACGCCCGTCTTCGTCCCCACGGAGGAGCGAGCGGGGCTCTGGACCGGGCCGGCGACGCGCACCTCTCCCGAGGGCGTGGCCGTGAAGACCTGGCTGCAGCGCGTACACTGCACCGAAGCCCCCGAGGGCGGCAGCAGCCGGGGGTCGAGATCGTACTGGCTCGAGCACTGGGGGCAGGCGATCTGCACGCAGCGTGCTTACCACACAGGGCGGGTGGACGGTGCCTCTCGTAACTCGGTGGCTGCCTGGAGGGTCTCCAGCTTGGCGGAGCCGACGCCGGAGACGGCATCCACCTCGGCCCAGCTCGAGAAGCGCCCCTGGGCCTCGCGGGCCTCCACGAGCTTGCGCGCCAGCGAGCGCCCTACCCCCGGCAGCCGGGCAAGCTCCTCCTCCGAGGCGGAGTTGAGGTCCAGCTTCAGCCCGAGCGCCAGGGCCTGCGCGCCGGTGGGAGGAGCACCCTCGCCACAGACAGCCACCCCGTCCCGGAAGCGCACCTGGGCGGGCGCGCAGTCCAGGGCGGGGGTCGGGCTCGGCCACCGCCACCGCACCACCCCCCCGAGCGCCATCAGCCCGAGTGTCGCGGCGGCGAGCGAGCCCGTGCGGTTCACGCGCGGCCCTTCATGGGGACGGACTCGGCGACGCCCTCCGCGGCGGGCTTGTCCAGGCCGAACGCCGTGTGCAGCTCGCGCACCGCCAGCTCCGTGTAGTTGGAGTGGATGACGCACGAGACCTTGATCTCCGAGGTGGAGATCATCTGCACGTTGATGCCCGCGCCGGCGAGCACCTTGAACATCTTGGCGGCCACGCCCGAGTGGTTGCGCATGCCCACGCCGACGATGGACACCTTGGAGATGTTGCCATCGGTCTCGACGGCCTCGGCCTTCACGGCCTTGGCGATCTTCTTCACCGTGTCGTTGGCCTTGACGAGGTCCGCCTTGCCCACGGTGAAGGTGAGGTCCGTGCGGCCATCCTTGGAGACGTTCTGGACGATGAGGTCCACGACGATGCTCTTCTCGTCGAGCGCGCCGAAGATCTTCGCCGCCACGCCGGGCACGTCGGGCACGCCACGGATGGCGATCTTCGCTTCGTTCTTGTCGTAGGCGATGCCGCTGACCACCACGTCTTCCATCGAAGGATCCTCCTCACACACCAGCGTGCCGGGGTCGTCCGAGAACGAGGACTTCACCCAGAGCGGCACCTTGTACTTCATGGCGAACTCGACCGAGCGGATCTGCAGCACCTTGGCGCCCACGCTGGCCAGCTCCAGCATCTCCTCATAGGAGATGCGGTCCAGCTTGCGCGCGGCGGGCGCCACGTTGGGGTCGGTGGTGTAGACGCCGTCGACGTCCGTGTAGATCTCGCAGGCATCCGCCTTGAGCGCGGCGGCCAGGGCCACGGCGGTGGTGTCGGAGCCGCCACGGCCCAGCGTGGTGACG encodes the following:
- a CDS encoding ComEA family DNA-binding protein encodes the protein MNRTGSLAAATLGLMALGGVVRWRWPSPTPALDCAPAQVRFRDGVAVCGEGAPPTGAQALALGLKLDLNSASEEELARLPGVGRSLARKLVEAREAQGRFSSWAEVDAVSGVGSAKLETLQAATELREAPSTRPVW
- a CDS encoding zinc-ribbon domain-containing protein; this translates as MQIACPQCSSQYDLDPRLLPPSGASVQCTRCSQVFTATPSGEVRVAGPVQSPARSSVGTKTGVFGSPMQGASRQGPPNTQTTQIFGVVPPSTPAPDEAPTPPAGTPIPGTHLQPGGKTQVFGAPGAPAASPSTTQVFGAAAVAAKARGTGTGAASQSSPATTTQVFGALPQPSPLTTTQVFGAPTPPPESSPATTTQVFGAPPPPQSSPATTTQVFGAPPPPQSSPATTTQVFGAPAVAAKAPPATTTQVFGAASVPPPPPPSASTTQVFGAGAVAAKAPPATTTQVFGAASVPGPSPTSATTQTFGSTEVQAARKAMETAAPAPGADSHSAPWLAEPAPSPMPPRSVTRERHPTGPQAAPPVELPEEPVGLPGPALPSLPQETELERSGPIAASRRAPALELPPELIVPERPGSARSASEPSSGGGRERLFIILAAVVALGLTAWLSYPVWRNQGAELPGDAVSAKESAASLLRRDDAASREQAIRELTSLVGRYPKYTEAQAELVVALALHLDDLKVELEWVHQEEARLRKEISQLELAKATVDWPSRVNARRQELATQGEQKRSLEAAATDLTKRLDQSLAVIRLAPETEPAADVVARVKAQAISEAVNGTPQAVALAERLKKVEARPHWSVLALAEYGLNAGTPPSALATVSEQLAQVRERDPTFLRAYVLGARLALRQKDPSAAQALLEAVLAFNPNHALARKLQKWAADTAPTP
- a CDS encoding aspartate kinase — its product is MALIVQKYGGTSVGDVERIKNVARRCIATQKAGHDVVVVVSAMSGETNRLLKLVSQITDRPNEREQDVVAATGEQVSIGLVALAIQAQKRKAVSFMGSQVRIVTDSDFSKARIKSIDSEKIRAALKKKNIVVVAGFQGIDEDGNVTTLGRGGSDTTAVALAAALKADACEIYTDVDGVYTTDPNVAPAARKLDRISYEEMLELASVGAKVLQIRSVEFAMKYKVPLWVKSSFSDDPGTLVCEEDPSMEDVVVSGIAYDKNEAKIAIRGVPDVPGVAAKIFGALDEKSIVVDLIVQNVSKDGRTDLTFTVGKADLVKANDTVKKIAKAVKAEAVETDGNISKVSIVGVGMRNHSGVAAKMFKVLAGAGINVQMISTSEIKVSCVIHSNYTELAVRELHTAFGLDKPAAEGVAESVPMKGRA
- a CDS encoding glycosyltransferase family 2 protein, coding for MAEVFFWCAALLLLHTYFFYPLCLFAMEGVAQVFHNLRSMKAGEGRRRESKASSVPSVSLVVAAYNEASCIRQKLENSLALKYPALRFEVLIGSDGSTDGTDEIVRQCADPRVRLSPAPRAGKTTVLNRCIPSAQGEIIVLSDANTMIEPEAIQALVRHFEDPEVGAVCGKLRLYNPTKKDYEESAYWNYESLIKFYEGKRGAVVGANGGLYAIRRTLFTQLPPSTIVDDFVIPLRILEQGYKVVYEAEAVAHEETTEDYGKEFGRRARIAAGNFQSLKMVPGLLLPTAGFASFAFWSHKLLRWCAPALMAAALLANLFLLDSVFYRLTLFTQVMFYALAYLGKAGVLKGTGRRIASMAYYFVTMNLAIVVGFWRFLRNAQKAAWDRTARAS
- a CDS encoding beta-propeller fold lactonase family protein; its protein translation is MRRHLSRSLLAVLLLTGLTAAHGQVSGAFTLFESGQVRPLALSPSGRFLFAVNTPDNRLEIFRVESGGLSHRGSVPVGLEPVAVAARTDEEVWVVNHLSDSVSVVRVDSDGRGGAVVRTLLVGDEPRDIVFAGPGRSRAFITAAHRGQNVPFDPQFTTPGVGRADVWVFDAYNLGISLGGTPLTILNLFSDTPRALAVTPDGSRVYAAAFHSGNRSTVLHESAVPNGGAAAGGVPGPDTNFQGAPRPEVSILVRHNGQDWVDVLNRPWTTTVRFNLPDKDVFAISATANPPAQLPGASGFYSGVGTILFNMAVNPVSGKVYVSNTEARNDLRFEGPGVFAGGSLRGHLHESRITVLSPSGVTPRHLNKHINYGTCCAPIPNPENEKSLAQPLGMAVTSNGATLYVAAFGSSKLGVYSTAALEADTFVPSTANQILLSGGGPTGMVLDEARGRLYVLTRFDNAISIVNTATRQEIAHLPMYNPEPPSVVQGRPFLYDARNGSSHGDSSCGSCHIFGDSDSLAWDLGNPDGVVKDNPSPVVPVLPEFGDDPTFGQDTRFHPMKGPLLTQSLRGMANHGSMHWRGDRNGGDTEPTAQPDSGTFNEAAAFKQFNPAFQDLLGRGAQLTPAEMQKFTDFALQIMYPPNPVRNLDNALTARQQAGKDFFINVTSFFNGSCESCHRLDPNGNPEKGLFKGFFGGDGRASFDAEPLFPKVPHLRNMYQKVGMFGAAFGFGSVGADPFMGDQIRGFGFNSDGSIPTLFLFNSGFDFDPIFNQVGIPRTPEGVQAKRDMEEFMLAFDTNLAPIVGQQVTLTAFNPLVAHSRIHLLMARAAAGDCDLVAKGRVAGKQVGYLYVGAGRFRSDRQALPTVSDTVLRTLVVTSGGALTYTCTPPGSGVRIGIDRDMDGYLDGDERAAGSDPANPLSTP